In Neodiprion pinetum isolate iyNeoPine1 chromosome 6, iyNeoPine1.2, whole genome shotgun sequence, one genomic interval encodes:
- the LOC124222534 gene encoding uncharacterized protein, with translation MGQGTETCDRPTEVSVIRFVSRNQTIENIAPKKDVYTCKQNGCGKVFTNRDEYRTHEALEALKIKFICREPGCGEELSDPGSMWRHYQEWHNNETHVFACPYTSCNSLHATSNNLEEHIDSCHRQLPTLPIEPEIICLEGPEGMVDDEVSKNEEEACNKSVKGDLQNVDGQPTFEFTLENISVSTNAAENREESGSLECDENLKYTSSLNEYKSPVKKLDFPLKLGEFSCRTESSFQDDSKFFKTEELSIAKENFLTKYDTLTSNADDVSDAGNSLDKNVVFVSKEVTITKNSKSDISSVQPYSQCHRIDLGNLEKVFRSGFECDSQTIEESITETNSNCSEDEEYMPKKQRMSRNKQESYKCEISGCGKMYKYISHYRHHQDSHKLAISTTNVKPTKPLKPRSGRASTVSFFLCKMPGCGAEVTNVTALWKHYQDNHANAKPPVVPTSKSLEIFRCKVLGCELEFNTTLALYKHFNEIHGSNFNPNTKTGSGSNFQFTNQMFHDEVTLQQLNFKTDIKANIRINSSDYPESDEDQSPVQTVKKESHG, from the exons ATGGGGCAAGGTACGGAGACCTGTGACAGACCAACAGAAGTCAGTGTTATCCGGTTTGTCTCAAGAAATCAAACAATAGAAAATATAGCACCGAAAAAG GATGTTTACACGTGCAAGCAAAATGGTTGCGGAAAAGTATTTACCAATCGGGATGAATATCGAACTCACGAGGCTTTAGAAGCTTTGAAGATAAAATTCAT TTGTCGCGAACCAGGATGTGGAGAGGAATTATCCGATCCTGGAAGTATGTGGCGTCATTACCAGGAATGGCACAACAATGAAACACATGTCTTTGCTTGCCCTTATACCAGCTGCAATTCCCTTCATGCGACCAGCAACAATTTGGAAGAGCATATTGATTCCTGTCATAGGCAACTGCCAACATTACCAATCGAACCCGAAATTATATGTCTCGAGGGACCGGAAGGTATGGTAGATGATGAAGTTTCCAAGAATGAAGAAGAGGCTTGCAACAAAAGTGTGAAGGGTGACCTACAAAATGTTGATGGTCAACCAACCTTTGAATTCACTCTGGAAAATATTAGTGTATCAACAAATGCTGCAGAAAATCGTGAAGAGAGTGGGTCGTTGGAGTGCGATGAAAATCTCAAATATACTTCAAGTTTAAACGAATACAAGTCTCCTgtcaaaaaattagattttccaTTAAAATTAGGGGAATTTTCGTGTAGAACTGAATCAAGTTTCCAGGATGATTCCAAGTTTTTCAAGACCGAAGAACTCTCTATAGCTAAGGAAAATTTCTTGACCAAATACGATACCCTCACCTCAAATGCAGACGATGTGTCAGATGCGGGAAATTCTTTGGATAAAAATGTTGTATTCGTCAGCAAAGAAGTAACAATCACAAAAAACTCAAAGAGTGATATATCTTCGGTGCAGCCATATTCTCAATGCCACAGAATAGACTTGGGTAATTTGGAGAAAGTTTTTCGAAGTGGGTTTGAGTGCGACTCACAAACAATAGAAGAAAGTATTACCGAAACAAATAGTAATTGTTCAGAGGACGAAGAGTATATGCCAAAGAAGCAAAGAATGTCACGAAATAAACAGGAATCTTATAAATGTGAGATATCTGGTTGCGGAAAGatgtacaaatatatttcacaTTATCGACACCATCAAGACAGTCACAAGTTAGCCATTAGTACCACCAACGTGAAACCTACCAAGCCACTAAAACCCCGGTCTGGAAGAGCCTCCACCGTTAGCTTCTTCTT GTGCAAAATGCCTGGATGTGGTGCTGAAGTGACCAATGTCACTGCTCTATGGAAACATTACCAGGATAATCACGCTAATGCTAAGCCCCCCGTGGTTCCGACTTCCAAGAGCCTTGAAATATTTCG GTGCAAGGTTCTCGGGTGTGAATTGGAATTCAATACAACCTTGGCCCTCTACAAACATTTCAATGAGATTCACGGCAGCAATTTCAATCCAAACACTAAGACTGGAAGTGGAAGTAACTTTCAATTCACCAATCAAATGTTCCATGATGAAGTTACTCTCCAACAATTAAACTTTAAGACTGACATTAAGGCCAACATTAGGATTAATTCGAGTGACTATCCTGAAAGCGATGAGGATCAATCGCCAGTACAGACTGTTAAAAAAGAATCTCACGGCTGA
- the Nrt gene encoding neurotactin — MSQHGDVKTTEKSTDKKEIAHEEEEREKMLNAENTRQDTPETQENAEEQRPRKKIPIGGIKMPGFCRTKSKEPCKDDESKPTESVNLEIPKKSTDSQPPTSEKPTTPAKEAKDAKDAKDVKEGKEKEGRRGILDAIRLPLVSVFPRKKNNEGCDAERGSTGVAGLASVETLDEGVAVGEKTATSNDDGMETVRLDKDGTEPAAPSPKQHVILAFLSMARRNLFVTVGTLLILLLMIIILGIACAGPRYEPTALLRDSRFISAVTSCGPVEGVLEDGAYAFRGIPYAIPPVDTRRWLPAENLERIENCWTGTYAAHNASEKCWQYDASGRADGVEDCLYLDVFTPDVRYHSPLPVVVMIGAETLSGTSPGVMQASAKLARDRDIVFVRPNFRLGIFGFLAAEPLTRSTHPPTSGNYGLSDVVAALNWVKLNIEHFGGNKSSVTLWGHRAGGTLVTTLVGSPRTKGLFARAWVSSGSAIFPGKPLSEAEQVNDQFIKSVRCTDAACLRQKSAEELMNAVPTTWYLTDTKLPEPRETTMERRHEWLVLDNVILREHVGQAWAGTTLPVSLVMGTTAQAGTPAQFLAPNATLNASEAEKMVRESLLGTMGLADEALRRYNPTLEGIATMISDIRVVCPLLTVALQQSTIPFYVVTQPRGVAGLADVDSDAAAILGTYAARTSEEKRHVTAMQQFFNHYVWHGEVAQATSNLKSSKTFVVGQDVLPVQSYQNCDFWISKDIVPRYARAD, encoded by the exons ATGAGCCAACACGGGGACGTCAAGACGACGGAAAAGAGCACGGACAAAAAAGAGATCGCTCACGAAGAGGAGGAAAGAGAGAAGATGCTGAACGCGGAGAACACGAGGCAAGACACCCCCGAGACGCAAGAGAACGCCGAGGAGCAACGGCCGAGGAAGAAGATACCAATCGGGGGAATAAAAATGCCAGGATTTTGCCGGACCAAGAGCAAGGAGCCCTGTAAG GACGACGAGAGCAAACCCACGGAATCGGTGAACCTGGAAATTCCGAAAAAGAGTACAGACTCGCAGCCGCCAACCTCTGAGAAACCCACGACTCCGGCCAAAGAGGCTAAGGATGCCAAGGATGCCAAGGATGTTAAAGAGGGAAAGGAGAAGGAGGGACGTCGTGGTATACTCGACGCCATACGGCTTCCGCTGGTGTCTGTGTTTCCCCGGAAGAAAAACAAT GAAGGGTGCGACGCAGAACGTGGAAGCACCGGAGTTGCTGGCTTGGCAAGTGTCGAGACACTCGACGAGGGGGTTGCTGTTGGTGAAAAAACAGCCACGAGCAACGACGACGGCATGGAGACGGTACGCCTTGACAAAGATGGTACCGAGCCAGCGGCACCATCGCCGAAACAACACGTTATTTTAGCTTTCTTATCGATGGCGAGAAGGAACTTGTTTGTGACAG TTGGCACGCTGCTTATTCTTCTCTTGATGATAATAATCTTGGGTATCGCCTGCGCTGGTCCACGTTATGAGCCCACTGCTCTACTGCGTGATTCGCGATTCATTTCGGCTGTTACGTCCTGCGGTCCCGTCGAAGGTGTCCTGGAAGACGGTGCATACGCTTTCCGGGGAATACCGTATGCCATACCACCCGTTGACACTCGTAGATGGTTGCCagcagaaaaccttgagcgaATCGAAAATTGTTGGACGGGTACTTACGCGGCCCATAACGCCTCGGAGAAGTGCTGGCAGTATGATGCCTCAGGTCGCGCTGACGGCGTCGAGGATTGCCTATATTTGGACGTGTTCACTCCGGACGTGCGGTATCATTCTCCGTTACCTGTCGTCGTGATGATCGGTGCTGAAACTCTCAGTGGCACTTCACCGGGTGTGATGCAAGCCTCGGCTAAACTTGCCAGAGACCGGGACATAGTTTTCGTTCGACCCAACTTCAG ACTGGGAATTTTCGGATTCCTCGCGGCCGAGCCGTTGACGCGATCAACCCACCCACCGACATCTGGAAATTACGGTCTCTCTGATGTGGTTGCGGCTTTGAACTGGGTAAAACTGAACATCGAGCATTTCGGAGGTAACAAGTCATCGGTGACGTTGTGGGGTCACCGGGCTGGGGGAACCCTAGTGACGACGCTCGTCGGTTCACCGCGGACCAAGGGTCTCTTTGCTCGCGCCTGGGTGTCAAGCGGTAGTGCGATATTCCCAGGCAAGCCGCTATCCGAAGCTGAACAAGTAAATGACCAATTTATCAAGTCGGTGAGATGTACGGACGCAGCCTGCCTCAGACAGAAGAGCGCCGAGGAGCTTATGAATGCTGTACCCACGACCTGGTACCTTACCGACACGAAACTTCCTGAGCCACGAGAAACCACGATGGAGCGTAGGCATGAGTGGCTCGTCCTGGACAACGTGATCCTGCGTGAGCACGTTGGCCAGGCATGGGCGGGAACGACTCTCCCAGTTAGTCTCGTTATGGGTACAACCGCTCAGGCTGGCACCCCGGCGCAGTTCCTGGCTCCTAACGCAACCCTGAACGCGAGTGAAGCGGAGAAGATGGTTCGTGAGTCGCTCCTAGGTACTATGGGTCTCGCTGACGAAGCGCTACGTCGGTATAATCCGACTCTTGAGGGCATTGCAACGATGATCTCAGACATACGAGTGGTTTGTCCTCTTCTGACGGTCGCTCTGCAACAGTCGACCATCCCATTTTACGTTGTTACTCAGCCTCGCGGTGTTGCGGGACTTGCCGACGTCGACAGCGACGCGGCCGCGATTCTGGGTACCTACGCAGCTAGAACATCCGAAGAGAAGAGACACGTCACGGCGATGCAGCAGTTTTTCAATCACTATGTATGGCACGGGGAGGTCGCCCAGGCCACTTCCAATCTCAAATCAAGCAAAACTTTCGTTGTCGGTCAAGATGTCCTCCCAGTACAGAGTTATCAAAATTGTGATTTTTGGATAAGTAAAGACATTGTCCCGAGATACGCGAGGGCCGATTAA
- the RpL27A gene encoding large ribosomal subunit protein uL15 has product MSTHKKKTRKLRGHVSHGHGRIGKHRKHPGGRGNAGGMHHHRINFDKYHPGYFGKLGMRNYHLRRNTKWCPTLNLDKLWTLVSEQTRLKYKNSSDGKAPVIDLVKAGYYKLLGKGRLPKQPVIVKAKFFSKQAEDKIKAVGGACVLSA; this is encoded by the exons ATG TCCACTCACAAGAAGAAGACAAGGAAGCTTCGTGGACACGTAAGCCACGGCCATGGCCGTATCG GTAAGCATAGGAAACATCCTGGTGGTCGTGGTAACGCTGGTGGTATGCATCACCATCGTATCAACTTCGACAAGTACCATCCAGGATACTTTGGAAAG CTTGGTATGAGGAACTACCATTTACGACGAAACACCAAGTGGTGTCCGACCCTGAATTTGGACAAATTGTGGACCCTTGTTTCCGAACAAACAAGATTGAAGTATAAGAATTCGAGTGATGGAAAAGCTCCGGTCATCGATCTTGTCAAAGCT GGGTATTACAAACTTTTGGGTAAAGGACGCCTGCCCAAGCAGCCTGTCATTGTTAAGGCTAAATTCTTCAGCAAACAAGCCGAAGACAAGATCAAAGCTGTCGGCGGTGCATGTGTTCTCAGCGCGTAA